The window AAGCAGTGCCTGGACTGAGAGTCGCTGCCTGCCTGCTACCAACAAACGCAGAGAAACCCGAACTGCACGAAGCTGCGCTGCTTACTCGCTTGTTGAACTTCTGCCAGGATTTCGCGCGAtcctcggcgtctttctccgccatctcgagctgctgctgagcTTTGATGGCTTTCACCCGCCGCTTCTTCGAgtttttctgcgcctctgtgtcTGAATCCACAAACGTGTAAGCCAAAGCAGGAAGAGCTGAGACCGGCCGAAACGCTCCGTGCGGACCCGTTTGCATTTGCACAATTTGCGAATAAAGCTGCACACAGACTTCGCCAACGAAATTCCAGGGAAAAAACCCTTCTGGCTGTCTGCTGATCGAGGAGGCACAGTTCACGAGTGCGTCCACGCGTATGCGCCTGCATCAGAAAGTTCTTTCACATGCAGTTAAGCTACACACATAGCCTATTTATCTTACGTGCAGGCATAGtgacaaatatatatatatatatatatatatatatatatatatatatatatatatatatatatatatatatatatatatatatatatatatatataaggcggcgcgccagagggGCGAGGCACATGCAAAACGCGTGTGCTGTCAAGACCTGAAGGGACTCTCTGCACCACGCTTGCCTGTCGGTTTGATTGCGAGGTACTGCGGAATTTTGTATCCGCCTGGGGTGATGATCTCCTTTACTCGTCTCTTGGGAGCGTCCTTCTTGGGCTTCTTCAGCCGAACCTGGTCAAACTTCACCTCCTCCGAGTTCCCGTACTCCGTATACGTGACTTTGTATCCGCTAGTCGTGTGTTCATCGACGACGCAGTCATACCACTTCCTGCAcccgcagacacacagacgcgccggcctcggGCATGTGGATCTACGCagacggccgccgcagcgcttcaaacatacatacacagcAGCGCCCCCCCAGACTCGACACATCGGGTTGTCGTGTTTCCTGAGGCCCTGCTGGCCTCTAGAGGCCTCGCacaggcgccggcgtgccAGCGGCGCCCTACAACGGATCAACTCCCCGATCTTTTGCGCTCGACGGGAGTCCGCAGGCTGACAGATCTTTCACATGCCCCCCTGGCTTACCCGTCTTCGGAGAAGATCGCCTGGGCAGCGGTGCCCGGAGGgaccgcggacggcgcgacTGGACTGAGAAGCTGAACTTGATGAACGGGGTACTCTTGCTGGTTTTTCCAGCCGATGAactcgacgaggacgcgctcGCCTTGCTGCATGACGCCGCCACAAACACGCAGCCACAGAGCCAAACCCGCATGCAGACTCGACTCGGCTCCTCACCGCCAAGCTTCCCCGCCGTAGGCAGAACGCGAGAAATGACACGCGTGAAAAGCGAACTGCGAAAGAGGCGAAGACCGCCAAGCCGGGCCGAGACAGGCAAACTCCAAGCTACGCTGAATGAAGCCGAACCAGCCGACGACTAGTCCACTCACAAAAGGCGCAGATACACGCGCTGGTCAATATGCGCGCATACGCGCGTGCAAACCTAGaaatacatatacgtatatttAAATatttataaatatatatgtaaatagagtggacgcgcaggcgaggtgCGTTGCTTGAATGTTGCGCGGATCTTCAAACTGTGTTCAAATGTGCCCAGCGCACTTTGCTTTTTTTCAGATCCAAGATTTCGGCGTAGAATTTCTTTCCCTCGTATTCGGCCAGGCAGGTCCGTCCCACGACGGATGACCCGCCAGAAAGATGAGTTAATCTCGTGGAGCTCTcagacgcgtctgcgctctcGAGAGGACGTTTCACCCCCGCTCCAGTTGTCGAGACGTCTCGTTCACGTGTTTCAGCGTCCTCATGCGGCTCCTTCACGTCTTCAACTTCTCGGCCTGCCTctccagcctccgccgcctctgcagcaagCACAGAGTTGCGTCACAGCCGCGTTCTCTCAGAGTGGAACATGATTACCGTAGTACGGAAATCCatttagctgtcttaagctGTCCAGTGAGGTGGTGGTGCAGTGCAATCATAAACAACGGGAAGCCTGAACTCAGAAGCAGTGTGCGAGACGTAGTCTAGGCCTACCGGCTTCATAGTActgagcgccggcgctgagGAGAGAAATCTTACCCAGGGCGAAGCTGGTCGCCTCCCTGCGGTGTTGATCTGCCAACAgatgcagccgcgcgtctcggcccccgtctcctctcgagACCCTCCGCTGAGGAGCCTTGGTTCACAGCCCCCCATTTTGCAGGTCTCTTACCTGCCTTTGCCGCTTCTGCTTGTTCCTGCGTCTGGAAGGAAATCAAATCGCGCGTGAGCGATATAACTTCTTCCAGATCATTCTTGAGCTTCAGCAGAGCCGCCTCTTCGGGCTGCAGCTTTAGCGCCTCGTTGACTTGCTCCACTTGCTCTTCATATTGTTGGAGCTTCGCCTGCAAGGGAAAACCACGATATGAAACAAATGAGAAAAACGCATGCAGAACACGGAGACAACTCAGTTACATGCTCATGTGGTTTGCAGAGGAGAATCGCCACGGTGACCTGGCTGCACCCCTTCTACATCTATCCGCAGAAGCACACATTTACACACGCATCTCTTTGCATCCACGTCTAAACC is drawn from Besnoitia besnoiti strain Bb-Ger1 chromosome VI, whole genome shotgun sequence and contains these coding sequences:
- a CDS encoding malic enzyme (encoded by transcript BESB_067600), whose product is MAELEDSIEDLQAKLQQYEEQVEQVNEALKLQPEEAALLKLKNDLEEVISLTRDLISFQTQEQAEAAKAEAAEAGEAGREVEDVKEPHEDAETRERDVSTTGAGVKRPLESADASESSTRLTHLSGGSSVVGRTCLAEYEGKKFYAEILDLKKSKQGERVLVEFIGWKNQQEYPVHQVQLLSPVAPSAVPPGTAAQAIFSEDGKWYDCVVDEHTTSGYKVTYTEYGNSEEVKFDQVRLKKPKKDAPKRRVKEIITPGGYKIPQYLAIKPTDTEAQKNSKKRRVKAIKAQQQLEMAEKDAEDRAKSWQKFNKRAINRRMAGYMSGRGHESMFSGHEIKTTVSISVLSSQPTTVNSFVPRRKHDVDEDLIADD